The genomic interval GGTTCGGCGATTGACGGGCCCGTTCCGCTGGCCATCGGGAAATGAGCATCTTCTGCATCAAGGGCCAGATGCTGGCTGGGCATGCCTGTGAGCAGAACGGAGGCACGTTGCCGGGTCGCCAGTGCATACAGCCATTTGATGCTCAAGGTGATTCGGTTCTCTCTGTTCGGTATCAAGGCCAGGTGAACGATGGCCCACAGCAGCAGGCCCAGCCTTCCTGAAAATTTGAAGCCCTGCAGGTCGGCAACGGCACTGCCATGAACCACAGCCATGCTGCCGAAATCGACGTAGCGAAACGTGGGGCGGGCGTGTCCTGCCACGATCGCGGCAATGTCCTTGCCGATGAACGTGCCGGCCTGTTTTGCGGGAGCCGCCATTCCCGGAAGCGGCTTGCCATTCACGGTGTGGCTGTAGCTGCAGAGATCTCCTGCGATCCGGATCTCAGGGTGGCTCGGGATCGAGAAGTCGGGGTTGACCACGACCCGTCCACCGCGATCGACCTCGCAACCGGTTGCATTCGTCAGCTTCTGCCCCAGATGCGATGCCTTTACGCCAGCGGTCCAGATCACCGTTGCAGCTTGGACCCGAACGTCTCCATTGGGTCCACCGATCACAACCTCTCCGGGCCGCATGGTTTGGACGCGGCTCTCCGGCATGTATTCGATGCCATCTGCCTCCAAGGCTTTCAGGGCCCTCTCGGAGAGCTCAGCCGGCATCGCTTTAAGCACCCTGTCGCCGGGATCCACCAACACGATCCGCGTTTTCTGGGGATCCAGCTGCTTGAAAGCATCGTTCAAGGCCCACCGCATCAGCTCTGAAACGGCACCAGCCATTTCGCAGCCACTGGGCCCAGCTCCAACGATCACCACCGTTTGCAGGAACTGACGAGCCTTGGGATTCGGTGTCTGTTCTGCCTGCTCCATCGCCATCAGCAGACGGCGGCGTATCTCCTCAGCGTGCTCGAGGATTTTCATCGGGGGCGCAAATGTGCGCCAGTCTTCGTGGCCGAAATAGGTGCTGCCCGATCCTGTGGCCAGGATCAGATGGTCATAGCTGTAGGCCTTGCCGTTGAACACAATCTGTTTGCCCTTCGGGTTCACCGTGGTGACCTCCCCCAGCAACACCTGCACGTTCTCTTGTTTGCCCACCAGTTCGCGCAGAGGCGTGGCCACATCACTCCTTGAGACCAATCCGGTGGCCACCTGATAAAGCAGCGGCTGGAATAGGTTGAAGTTGCGCTTGTCAATCAAGGTGATGCGCACATCGGCATTGGCCAGGGCCTTGCAGGCATGCACCCCGGCAAAGCCGCCGCCGACGATGACCACATGCGGGGCATGACGCAAGCGCTCGGCAGGTGGTTCAAGCTCCAGGAAGTAATGGTTGCTTGCCATCTGCAGCCCGGGGGATTCTTCCCGAAGGGTATGAACCGCAATCTCTTTTGTCTGCTTTGAACGGTTCCGCTTCAGATCAGCTTGAACCCTTCGAGAAAAAGACCGTAGAGAAAGCCAATGCGACCGAGATCCAGCAGTTGCTGCGGCAGTTTCAGCGAGGGCTTTGAACTGCGTCGTCGTCGAATCGTGAGTTCAGCGCCCAGCACCACAAGAAGTGCAGCCACTGGGTCCATTTGACCGAGAGCACCGGCGACGGAGGTGAGCGCGCTACCGATCAGAAATCCGATCAGGCCTGCAAGGGCCAATAAAGACAATCTCCGCCAGGGATTGCGTGACCAGCGATCCAGTCTCTGGATTGCTGTACCAACGTTGGTTTGCAATCGGGTGGATTGGAGCCGTCGCACGGCATTGATTTCGGGGGAAGAGGCAGGGTTGAATCCAGTGATCCCCATCACCCGGCCATGCCCCTGCCGCATCCTGTCTACACCACACCTAGGCAGTGTGCAGGCATCAGACACTACTGATAGCAGATTTCAATAAAAAACCCGGGACGAGCCCGGGCCAAGTGATGGGGACTGGCGAAGCAAAGCCAGCGTTGGAGGCTTTGGCAAGCGCTTGCGCTGCAGGCTATTTAGTCTCAGCTTTCGCTTTTCTGGACGCTTTGCCTTCGAGGAGCTCCAGCAGCGCTTCCATTTGAGCCATCACACCCCGCACTTCGCCAGCCTCGGGCAGTAAACCGTCTTCCATCACGCCCTGGTGCATTTCACGCAGTTCCTGGCGGATGTAGCGCAGATGACTAACGACCTGCTCTCGCTTCGATTGCGACATCGGCTACAGGGGGATTACTTAACACCCTTTTACCTCATAAAGGGTCACATCCGGCGTGATGGGGCGCGACTTATCGCACCGGCAGCGGCAAGGAGTGCGAAGGTCAGGAGGGCTGTTGGTCGTGCCACGGTGCTGAACAGCACAAGGACGAACAGGCCGATCAGTGGAAGGCGACGCTGCAAAAACGCAGTGGAGAATAGGGGATTCGAACCCCTGACCTCTGCGGTGCGATCGCAGCGCTCTACCAACTGAGCTAATTCCCCGGATGGCTAACGCTAGCTGGCACAGCCTGCGTCAAAATGTCATCAATAGCGTCTGATGACTGCTTGATGCTCACGCAGGAACGGCTGGATGCTTTTGACGAGACGTCGACGGCAGAACTTGCCCGTCGCCTCGAAGAGGACGACTATCCCTCGCCATTCGACAGCTTGTCTGACTGGCACCTTCTTCGTGCGCTGGCCATCCACCGCCCCGAACTGATCCTGCCTTACCACCACCTGGTGGACCAGGAACCCTTCGATGAGGACTGACAAGGCGTCTTCGCTCTACGGGCGGCGTGTGCTGGTGGCCGTCAGCGGCAGTATTGCTGCGGTGAAAACGCCGTTGTTGGTGAGTGCCCTGGTCAAGGCTGGCGCAGAAGTTCGCTGCCTTGTCACCCCGGGTGGTGCTGCGTTGGTGAGCCCCGTTGCTCTGGCAAGCCTGAGCCGCCATCGCTGTTACCTCGAAGCGGACCAGTGGCACCCAACGGCGCCCCGGCCGCTTCATATCGAATTGGCCGAATGGGCGGAGTTGACCATCGTCGCGCCCTTGAGTGCAAGCAGCATGGCGCGCTGGAGCCAGGGTTCAGCGGATGGACTGCTCGCCAGCGTCTTGTTGGCAACGGAAGGTCCTGTTATCGCGGCCCCCGCAATGAACACCGCCATGTGGCGCCATCCTGCGGTGCAACGGAACTGGCTGCAGATCCAAGAGTTCCCCAAGGTGATCCCTCTGCTGCCGGTGTCCGGTCTCCTGGCCTGCGATCGCGTCGGTGATGGGCGAATGGCCGACCCGACCTTGATTCAGTTGGCGGCGGAATCTGTCTTCAGCCGAGGCCCTGATGCCCCTGTCGCTACCCGTGATTGGTCGGGGATTTCTCTTCTGGTCTCGGCTGGACCAACTCAGGAGACCATTGATGCGGCCCGTTTTTTGAGCAACCGCAGCAGCGGTCGAATGGGAGTGCTCCTGGCGCAAGCTGCACGGTTCAGAGGGGCAACCGTGCAGTTGGTGCATGGTCCGTTGGATCTCCCCGATGCCTGGCTTGAGGGGTTGCAATGCACGCCGGTCGAGAGTGCGGCTGAGCTCAGCTCAGAACTGCAACTGGCATTACCGACGTCTGATGTGCTTGTGATGGCTGCCGCTGTCGCTGACCTTCGGCGGGAAGCTGCCTCTGAGGAAAAAATGCCCAAAAAGCAGCTTCAGGATGTTTTGTCGTCCGGTTGGACCGAAGTGCCTGATTTGCTGTCAAATCTGACCCGTCAACGCCGCCCTGGACAGTTAGTTCTCGGATTCTCAGCGCTAACTGGTGATGACACGCATCTGTTGGAGAAGGCTGAGAGCAAGCGCCTGGAGAAGGGCTGTGATCTGATGATGGTGAATCCCGTAGACCGTGATGGTCAGGGTTTTGGTAACCAACCGAATGGAGGTTGGTTGTTGGGGGAAGGTTGGAACCGGAACCTGCCTGTGACGACAAAGCTGACGCTTTCCCACCAGCTGTTGGATGCCTTGCTCAAACTTCGAGATCAGGCCGCGGCGTTGGTGGAGTCCTGACCGAGCAGGTCGATGAAGGTGCGCAGCTGAAGCCTTGGGATGTAAGGCCAGCCGCCGTTTTTCTCCATGCCCTGCAGCAATGTGAACAATTTCTGGCGGTTTTCGGGAAGGCTCTGGCGGAATGGACCGTCTTGAACGTCCCGATGCAGGGCTTCAAGTTCGCGCAGCAGGATGAGAAGTGCTTCCGGATTTTCCCGCAACTCTTCTGCCAGCTCGCCCAGGGCGGCCAGCGAAGGAGCCATCCTTTCCTTGGTCGAGGCTGGATCGTTTGAGGTCACGCGCTTTCGACAAGTTGTTTAGAGCTGCAAAAGGCTAGCCCTGTCCCCATTTTTCGCCCTGTAGGATCCTGATTCGACGGCATTCCGTCCCCATTAGCGTTCAGCCGACTGGCTTTTTCCATGCGCATTCGTCCTCTGCTGGCCGTCGTGCTGGCGCTCTGCCTCGCGTTTTTCACCACGGCCTGTAGCGGCGACAGTCAAGCTGTTCAGCGTGGTGCCTCCAATGTCACCTACGACGACATCCACAACACCGGCAAAGCCAACGATTGCCCCACCATTGGGGACTCAGCTCGTGGCTCGATTCCTTTGACTGCTGGTGGGAGCTACGAGCTTCGCGAGATCTGTATGCATCCTGTTCAGGTCTACGCAAAGGAAGAGCCCAAGAACATTCGTCAGCAGGCTGAATTCGTCGAGGGCAAAATCCTGACCCGCTACACGTCCAGTCTCGACTCTGTTTTCGGAGATCTCACCGTCACAAAGGAAGGGCTCCAATTCCAGGAGAAGGGCGGTATCGACTTTCAGCCGATCACTGTTCTGGTGCCCGGTGGTGAGGAGTTCCCCTTCACCTTCTCCAGTAAGTCTCTCAACGCGACTGCTGAAGGTGCTGCTCTGACCACCAGCACAGACTTCGAGGGCACCTATCGCACGCCGAGCTACCGCACCAGCAATTTCATCGATCCCAAGGGTCGTGCTCTCACCACCGGTGTTCAGTACGCCCAGGGACTTGTAGCCCTTGGTGGCGATGACGAGAAACTCGAGAAGGACAACAACAAGCGTTATATCGATGGCGTTGGAACAATGAGCCTCTCCATCACCCAGGTTGATCCTGAAACAGGTGAATTTGCAGGCGTCTTCAGCGCCATCCAGCCCTCCGACTCCGATATGGGTGGTCGTGAAGTGGTCGATATCAAAATCACCGGCGAGCTGTATGGCCGCCTTGAAGAGGCCTGATAGCACGCACCACAACAGGTTTCATAAGGGGGCTTAGGCCCCTTTTTTTTTGATCCGTTGCAATCCTCCGGTGATCTGGGAGAATCGCCCGATCTTTGTTTGAAGTCATGACCGCCAGTGCTTCCGCTCCCGCCCAGCGATCCGGTGTGATCGCTCCCTACGGCGGAACTCTGGTTGATCTGATGGTGGCTGATGCGGATTGTGCCGCCGTGAAAGCCTCCGCAACCAAAACGATCGAGTGCTCCGATCGCAACGCTTGCGATGTTGAGCTGCTCTGCGTTGGTGGTTTCTCACCCTTGCGTGGGTTCATGCACCAGGAGGACTACAACTCAGTCGTCAATGGTCATCGTCTTGCTGCAGGTCAGCTGTTCGGCCTGCCGATCGTCATGGACACCGATCGCGATGACGTCGCGGTCGGTGACACATTGCTTCTGACCTACAAGGGCCAGGATCTGGCTGTTCTCGAGGTGGAGGACAAGTGGGAGCCCGACAAAGTGGCCGAAGCCAAGGGTTGCTACGGCACCACCTCCATTGAGCATCCTGCGGTGCGGATGATCACCATGGAGCGCAAGCGCTTCTATCTGGGTGGAAGCCTCAAGGGTCTCGCTCTCCCCGAGCGGGTGTTCCCCTGCAAGACCCCGGCAGAGGTGCGGGCAGGGCTGCCTGAAGGTGAAGACGTGGTGGCGTTCCAGTGCCGTAACCCCATTCACCGCGCTCACTACGAATTGTTCACCCGTGCTTTGCACGCACAGAACGTCAGCGACAACGCTGTGGTGCTGGTCCATCCGACCTGTGGCCCCACGCAGCAGGACGACATCCCCGGTGCCGTTCGCTTCCAGACCTATGAGCGTCTTGCCGCTGAAGTCAACAACGACAGCATTCGCTGGGCCTATCTGCCCTACGCGATGCATATGGCAGGCCCGCGTGAAGCCCTTCAGCACATGATCATCCGCCGTAACTACGGATGCACTCACTTCATCATTGGCCGCGATATGGCGGGCTGCAAATCGTCTCTGACCGGTGACGACTTCTACGGCCCCTACGACGCTCAGAACTTCGCCAAGGAGTGTGCGCCCGAGCTCACGATGGAAACGGTTCCTTCGCTGAACCTCGTCTACACCCAGGAAGAGGGTTATGTGACGGCGGAGCACGCCGAAGCCCGTGGGCTGCACGTGAAGAAGCTCAGTGGCACCCAGTTCCGCAAGATGCTGCGCGGCGGGGAGGAAATTCCCGAATGGTTCGCCTTCAAGAGCGTGGTTGAGGTGCTCCGCGCTTCCTGAAGACTGAGAACCCGTTAACATTCCTTCATCTACGAGGTGGCCTGTGAACAAGCGTTGGCGAAATATCGGTCTCGGGGCCCTTCTGGTCTTGGCGATCGTTGTGATTGCACCAGCGTTCATTGGTGGTGGTGGTGGCAGCCAGCCCCAGGTGAACACCATGCGCTACAGCGAGTTCGTTGAGGCGGTGAAGGATGACCAGATCAGCCGTGTGCTGATTGCGCCCGATCAGGGCACGGCTCAGGTGGTCGAAAACGACGGCCGCCGTGCCCAGGTCAATCTGGCTCCCGATCGTGAGCTGCTCGGCTTGCTGACCGAACACAGCGTTGATATCGCTGTTCAACCCTCTCGCCAGACACCTGGTTGGCAGCAGGCAGCTGGAAGCTTGATCTTCCCGATCCTTTTGCTTGGCGGTCTGTTCTTTCTCTTCCGTCGCGCCCAAGGCGGTGGCGGAGGTAATCCCGCCATGCAGTTCGGCAAAAGCAAGGCAAGGGTCCAGATGGAACCCTCCACCCAGGTGACCTTCACCGATGTTGCCGGTATTGAAGGCGCGAAGCTTGAACTCACTGAGGTCGTCGATTTCCTCAAGAACCCCGATCGTTTCACAGCTGTCGGCGCCAAGATTCCAAAGGGTGTCTTGCTTGTGGGTCCTCCGGGAACCGGCAAGACCCTGCTCGCCAAGGCCGTGGCTGGTGAAGCAGGTGTTCCCTTCTTCTCCATCTCTGGCTCAGAGTTCGTCGAAATGTTTGTCGGCGTTGGTGCTAGCCGCGTTCGCGATCTCTTCGAGCAAGCGAAGAAAAACGCCCCTTGCATCGTCTTCATCGACGAGATCGATGCTGTCGGTCGCCAGCGTGGCGCAGGCCTAGGTGGTGGCAACGACGAACGCGAGCAGACGTTGAACCAGCTCCTCACGGAGATGGATGGCTTCGAGGGCAACACCGGCATCATCATCGTGGCGGCCACCAACCGCCCCGATGTGCTGGATGCAGCTTTGATGCGCCCCGGTCGTTTTGATCGTCAGGTCACTGTTGATCGCCCCGACTATTCCGGACGCCTACAAATTCTTGGTGTCCACGCCCGTGGCAAAACGTTGGCCAAGGATGTCGATCTCGACAAGGTTGCTCGTCGGACACCCGGCTACACCGGTGCTGATCTGGCCAATCTCCTCAACGAAGCCGCCATCCTCGCGGCCCGTCGTGAACTCACGGAAGTGAGCAACGACGAGATCAGCGATGCCATTGAACGGGTCATGGCTGGTCCGGAGAAAAAGGATCGCGTGATGAGCGAACGTCGTGCCCGTCTGGTCGCCTATCACGAGGCAGGTCATGCTCTCGTGGGTGCCCTGATGCCTGACTACGACCCTGTCCAGAAGATCTCCATCATTCCCCGTGGCAATGCTGGTGGTTTGACGTTCTTCACCCCCAGTGAGGAGCGAATGGAGTCGGGTCTGTATTCGAGGGCTTACCTCCAGAACCAGATGGCTGTTGCCCTCGGTGGTCGGGTCGCTGAAGAAATCGTCTACGGCGAAGACGAGGTCACCACGGGTGCCTCCAACGACCTTCAGCAGGTCGCTTCGACGGCACGTCAGATGATCACCCGCTTTGGCATGAGCGACGAGTTGGGGCCAGTGGCACTGGGCCGTGCTCAGGGCGGCATGTTCCTCGGCCGCGATATTGCGGCCGAGCGCGATTTCTCTGAGGAAACCGCCGCGATGATCGATAAGGAGGTCTCTGAGCTGGTGGACGTGGCCTACAAGCGCGCCACCAAGGTTCTCGTCGACAACCGCGTCGTTCTCGATGAATTGGCGGAGATGCTTGTTGAGCAGGAGACTGTTGACGCTGAAGAGCTTCAGGAGCTTCTGATCAAACGTGACGTCCGGATCGCCGAATACGTCTGATTTCGATTCATCATCCAACCCTTGGCTGGTGCGGCAGGAGCTCTTCGTGGCATCCCTGCAGCACCAGCCTCTTTTGTTGGTGGTACGACCCGAGCCCGACGACCTGAGGCCTTCATCATCCGGTTCTTCTCTGTTGGACCAAGTGCTGCAGCTTCACGCTGCAGGTCTTCGCCATCTCGAGGTGGCCTGGCTTGACCAGCCGGGTTGGGGCGAGTTCATGCAACGGGTTCAGGATCAATGTCCCGGTTTGAATCTGGGAGCGGCTTCGGTGACCTCTCCTCAGGCGCTCAATGATCTGTCATGCCTGAACCTCAGCTATGCCATGGCTCCTTGCTGGTCTCCAGAGCTAGTGGAGCAAGCCAGGGAGGTTGGAGTCTTGTTGGTGCCTGGCGTCTTTAGCCCTACGGAAGTGCATCAGGCCCTGCGCTTCGGATGTCGTGTCGTCAAGCTGTTTCCCGCAGCCAACCTTGGGCCCGGGTACTGGGGGCGATTGCATGCGCCTCTCGGCCCCTTGCCCTTCGTGATCGCTGCGGGTGGCCTTGATGTGGGTGATATTCCTGTTTGGCTTGAGGCTGGTCATGGTGCCGTGGCCCTGGGGCGCAAGGTTGTGGGCTCGCCGCCTGCTTTTCAAGCACTTCTCGACTGGTTGCGCCAATCGACAACTCAGCCTTGACGTCACCGACTTGTTGACATGCGTCCAAGATGCTACAGATGAGATAGCTATCTAACTGCGTCATGTCGCAGCTCACGATCAAGCTCAGCGACAAGGCCGATGCCCTGATCGCTCAGCTTCAGAAGGAGATCTTCAATCGCCGGCGCAAAAAGGTTTCTGCTGCAGGGGTTGTGGAGACTTTGGTTGAAAGTGGTGCAAAATCGCAGTCAGACAAGCGCTTTGCCACGTCCTGGACGAATTTGATCAAGGACATCGAGAAGGCAGCCAAGCTCTCCTATGCCCACGGCAGCAAACCCTCCACTCTCAGTGATGAGGAATGGGCTCTCGTGCTGAGCCATCGCAGTCGTGCCACGACCGGTAAGGCACGCCGGACGGTGAAGAAAACGATGGCTGCCAAAAAACCTGCCTCAGCCAAGGCGCAGGCCAGCAAAAAGCCCGCTCGACGCACTCGGACCCGCAGCGCGGCGAAGGCGAAAAGCGTTGGAGTGGTCGTTAGCTCCAACGGCAGTGCAGCTGTGGCTTCCGTCTGATGTCACTTGAGCTGACGTGAGCTGCTCACCAAAGGCTGCATTGCCCCTGC from Synechococcus sp. UW69 carries:
- the sat gene encoding sulfate adenylyltransferase gives rise to the protein MTASASAPAQRSGVIAPYGGTLVDLMVADADCAAVKASATKTIECSDRNACDVELLCVGGFSPLRGFMHQEDYNSVVNGHRLAAGQLFGLPIVMDTDRDDVAVGDTLLLTYKGQDLAVLEVEDKWEPDKVAEAKGCYGTTSIEHPAVRMITMERKRFYLGGSLKGLALPERVFPCKTPAEVRAGLPEGEDVVAFQCRNPIHRAHYELFTRALHAQNVSDNAVVLVHPTCGPTQQDDIPGAVRFQTYERLAAEVNNDSIRWAYLPYAMHMAGPREALQHMIIRRNYGCTHFIIGRDMAGCKSSLTGDDFYGPYDAQNFAKECAPELTMETVPSLNLVYTQEEGYVTAEHAEARGLHVKKLSGTQFRKMLRGGEEIPEWFAFKSVVEVLRAS
- a CDS encoding bifunctional 4-hydroxy-2-oxoglutarate aldolase/2-dehydro-3-deoxy-phosphogluconate aldolase — its product is MTSGSPNTSDFDSSSNPWLVRQELFVASLQHQPLLLVVRPEPDDLRPSSSGSSLLDQVLQLHAAGLRHLEVAWLDQPGWGEFMQRVQDQCPGLNLGAASVTSPQALNDLSCLNLSYAMAPCWSPELVEQAREVGVLLVPGVFSPTEVHQALRFGCRVVKLFPAANLGPGYWGRLHAPLGPLPFVIAAGGLDVGDIPVWLEAGHGAVALGRKVVGSPPAFQALLDWLRQSTTQP
- a CDS encoding DUF2555 domain-containing protein, translated to MLTQERLDAFDETSTAELARRLEEDDYPSPFDSLSDWHLLRALAIHRPELILPYHHLVDQEPFDED
- a CDS encoding NAD(P)/FAD-dependent oxidoreductase; translated protein: MASNHYFLELEPPAERLRHAPHVVIVGGGFAGVHACKALANADVRITLIDKRNFNLFQPLLYQVATGLVSRSDVATPLRELVGKQENVQVLLGEVTTVNPKGKQIVFNGKAYSYDHLILATGSGSTYFGHEDWRTFAPPMKILEHAEEIRRRLLMAMEQAEQTPNPKARQFLQTVVIVGAGPSGCEMAGAVSELMRWALNDAFKQLDPQKTRIVLVDPGDRVLKAMPAELSERALKALEADGIEYMPESRVQTMRPGEVVIGGPNGDVRVQAATVIWTAGVKASHLGQKLTNATGCEVDRGGRVVVNPDFSIPSHPEIRIAGDLCSYSHTVNGKPLPGMAAPAKQAGTFIGKDIAAIVAGHARPTFRYVDFGSMAVVHGSAVADLQGFKFSGRLGLLLWAIVHLALIPNRENRITLSIKWLYALATRQRASVLLTGMPSQHLALDAEDAHFPMASGTGPSIAEPDAALKAAMDYYAHQLTGLPQTQELLDTKEASVADSEAAIK
- a CDS encoding photosystem II manganese-stabilizing polypeptide encodes the protein MRIRPLLAVVLALCLAFFTTACSGDSQAVQRGASNVTYDDIHNTGKANDCPTIGDSARGSIPLTAGGSYELREICMHPVQVYAKEEPKNIRQQAEFVEGKILTRYTSSLDSVFGDLTVTKEGLQFQEKGGIDFQPITVLVPGGEEFPFTFSSKSLNATAEGAALTTSTDFEGTYRTPSYRTSNFIDPKGRALTTGVQYAQGLVALGGDDEKLEKDNNKRYIDGVGTMSLSITQVDPETGEFAGVFSAIQPSDSDMGGREVVDIKITGELYGRLEEA
- a CDS encoding DUF565 domain-containing protein; the protein is MGITGFNPASSPEINAVRRLQSTRLQTNVGTAIQRLDRWSRNPWRRLSLLALAGLIGFLIGSALTSVAGALGQMDPVAALLVVLGAELTIRRRRSSKPSLKLPQQLLDLGRIGFLYGLFLEGFKLI
- the coaBC gene encoding bifunctional phosphopantothenoylcysteine decarboxylase/phosphopantothenate--cysteine ligase CoaBC encodes the protein MRTDKASSLYGRRVLVAVSGSIAAVKTPLLVSALVKAGAEVRCLVTPGGAALVSPVALASLSRHRCYLEADQWHPTAPRPLHIELAEWAELTIVAPLSASSMARWSQGSADGLLASVLLATEGPVIAAPAMNTAMWRHPAVQRNWLQIQEFPKVIPLLPVSGLLACDRVGDGRMADPTLIQLAAESVFSRGPDAPVATRDWSGISLLVSAGPTQETIDAARFLSNRSSGRMGVLLAQAARFRGATVQLVHGPLDLPDAWLEGLQCTPVESAAELSSELQLALPTSDVLVMAAAVADLRREAASEEKMPKKQLQDVLSSGWTEVPDLLSNLTRQRRPGQLVLGFSALTGDDTHLLEKAESKRLEKGCDLMMVNPVDRDGQGFGNQPNGGWLLGEGWNRNLPVTTKLTLSHQLLDALLKLRDQAAALVES
- the ftsH gene encoding ATP-dependent zinc metalloprotease FtsH — its product is MNKRWRNIGLGALLVLAIVVIAPAFIGGGGGSQPQVNTMRYSEFVEAVKDDQISRVLIAPDQGTAQVVENDGRRAQVNLAPDRELLGLLTEHSVDIAVQPSRQTPGWQQAAGSLIFPILLLGGLFFLFRRAQGGGGGNPAMQFGKSKARVQMEPSTQVTFTDVAGIEGAKLELTEVVDFLKNPDRFTAVGAKIPKGVLLVGPPGTGKTLLAKAVAGEAGVPFFSISGSEFVEMFVGVGASRVRDLFEQAKKNAPCIVFIDEIDAVGRQRGAGLGGGNDEREQTLNQLLTEMDGFEGNTGIIIVAATNRPDVLDAALMRPGRFDRQVTVDRPDYSGRLQILGVHARGKTLAKDVDLDKVARRTPGYTGADLANLLNEAAILAARRELTEVSNDEISDAIERVMAGPEKKDRVMSERRARLVAYHEAGHALVGALMPDYDPVQKISIIPRGNAGGLTFFTPSEERMESGLYSRAYLQNQMAVALGGRVAEEIVYGEDEVTTGASNDLQQVASTARQMITRFGMSDELGPVALGRAQGGMFLGRDIAAERDFSEETAAMIDKEVSELVDVAYKRATKVLVDNRVVLDELAEMLVEQETVDAEELQELLIKRDVRIAEYV